The Kwoniella bestiolae CBS 10118 chromosome 5, complete sequence genomic interval GACTGGTAGTCGTCGCGGATGCTATAAGAGACGATCCATTCACATATTCTGATGTCATGCTAGGGTGAGCTTATACATTTTCCTAAGAGCCAACGTTGTAGCTGACATTCGTATGTAGTCAACCGGCCGATCAGTACATCAGCAAGATACAAAGATCAGATACATGGGGAGGGGCAATAGGTGAGCAGCTGTATCGAAGCCTCGATTGTCAcaatgtagctgatgatcattGTCCTTCTCAGAGCtgtccatcttctcaaagCAGTGAGTCTTGCAAACCAGATGTTATATCTGGGCTAGTCGCTAATAGCTGGTACGCTGAATAGCTATAAAACCGAGATATCCTCCTTCGATGTAGCTACGGGTAGATGCGATAGATTCGGCCAGGATGAATATGATTCGAGGTGATTACTAGACAGCAGCTCACAGCTTCCTCTGCGAGAACGACTAGCTGACCTTTTCCTGCTATTAGATGTCTTCTCGTCTATTCTGGGATACGTGAGTAACACATGGCTTCCGTTGTAACTCCCATACACAAACGCTAACTGGTCAACCAACCCTTGGTATGATTCTCGTTGCTAATTTTCTCTCTACCCAGACTACGACGCCCTAACCCTCTCACCActaccttcctctccaccttcattCCACACgaccatcttccccatcacCGACTCCACGATCTTACCAACAGCTCAGAAACTCgtcgatcagctcaaagcGAGACACTATTACACCGATACATCCAATTTCGATCTGAGGTGCCAGATATGCGGAGAAGGGCtggtgggtgagaagggCGCGAGGGAACATGCTACCAAGACTGGACGTGAGTTCAAAAGCTACATCTTCCATGTGAGAGCGACATatcccctctcttcccactTGTGCTATTCTCCAAGCAAATAGTATTCACTATTTcaggatgaagctgaggctCCTTACACGATGCCTTCCTTTGTTTGTTCGGTGCTCAGGTGTGTGCTGATTCTCCACTGTTTCGTAGACGTCCAATTTGGTGAATACTAATTAGCATTGTGTGGATACGGCAATCATCAATTACCACTCATCAGTGTCGTTTAATATCAAttttcatccatcaagcatATTCTCAGTTCGCGTTATATGTCAACTTGCAGGAAGTGGACAATTGAAATAGATCAGGCAAGTAAGGGAATAGGTCTTGTAGGCACATACGAGtaacatcaatatcaatcaaatCAAGTCATCGCAATTTGTAACCAAGTAAAGTAATATGCATTTGTTCTCATATATGTGTTGTATAATAAtctatcttcatctcatcgatcgatATTAAcattttctttctttctgaTCAATCATAAAAACCAAGATCTATCTACTCTGTTACATCCCACTCTACCTTCAacccttctcaacctcccatcGATACATCCAGGCTTTGAAGCTAGTATAACCAATTCAAAACCCACAATCCAACCAGAATCAACCCTAGTTTGATCGAATTGTGCTTTTGAGCCAACCCCCGTATATTCGTTATGATACTTATCAAAGTCTGATCTTTCCATTGTCTATCTGTAGCTTGATATCCCGCTACGGACGGTCGACCGGTCATAGATGCTGCAGTGGCTGCCATCCACTATGAGGTCAAGgtagatatcagctcacactCACCCAGAAAATATAACGAAGTATGGGTGGTATCAAGcagatgggagtgggatcAAGTGTACGTGGAAGCGTAGTTGACATGagacaacactcacagcaggccagctctccctcctctccatacCCTCCCCTCCGGGCGCCTCCAGCTCCGGCAACTCCTTCTTAGCCTGATTCATGAGCGGTATACTCTCGGGTATACCCCCCTCAGCCCCATCTTTGGGACCCTCCACGACGGCATGTACAGCCGCACTCGTCCCATTGGCATTCGTACTGGCACTTGAAGTATTGTTGGTAGAGATAGAAGAGTTGTTGGAAGTAACAGGTAAAGGCaagttcttcttcttcccgaCCATGTATTCTGTGATTTCTCCCGTTGCTCCTGATACCCTATAACTCAACCATATGAAACATACACTTGAGATAACTAAGTTGACAGGTCTCCATCGCGTTGCAGGTACGACTAACAATATCGCCTTGGTATCGGAGGCTAACCATCCGTGGAATTGCAAGATAAACGTTTCAAGCGAACATTGACCGATGAAGCAGAACAATCTTGAAGATGTCGATCGAAGCAGGGGACTGGCGTTTCGCAGGAAGACGAACGCCATGATAGGGATGATACAGACGACCGAATGATAATTGTTGTAGACGAATTTGTTCTCGAGGGACAATTGGAACCAGAAATACCATATCATGCCTAACACACTGCCCACCATCGTAGCTGTTCGAGCAGTGTTGAACCATGGTCTTTCGGGTATTTGATactccttcatcttgataTACCCATAAGCGCAGAACATCCCTGCCCAGACGATGTACAGATCCAATGTGACTCGGAAGGACCATTCTTTAGCTGACCATTCGATTCGGAAGATCGCATTGAGGATCTTGAAGATGTACGCCATGAGGAAGGTGTAGTGCATGAACAATGTGACTAGACCTGCACAGGCGAATAGCTTGGCAACGAGGAACACAGGGCGTTCGTTGTATTTCGATCCGATCATCATGGtgaagtagatgatgatgtaccACCAACTGACCAAGGGAGCAAAGTAGTAGAAGGCGTAGTCGGTGTTCATGGTGTATGGAAGGACAACAGATAAGAGGTTGAGTCGGACAAGGACCATCGCTACTCGCTGGAAGCCAAAATCGCCTTTCTTGTAGTCTGGGGAAGGTGTCAGCACGACATCAAGATAAACAAATAAAAGCTACttacagaagaagaagtgacCATCTATCGGAGCAGAATCTGATCAGCGTCGCGACACCACTTTCATGcaaaatcactcacatccagtCATGAACAAGTAAGAAGCTACCAGAACTCTAATGGGATTATAGATACCCGAGATCTTCGACGCTCCAAAAAAGTGATAGATAAGAATAGCAACTTTGAGTAAAATCCTTTTTATCAGCTATACTCCTTGATTACCTCGACGGCAGGACTAGCTCACTCTGcatccatcccttccatTCATCCGTGATATCCCTATTCAAGAACCCTAAATCTTTCCCACCATTCTTCATAGTTGCTAAACCAGCTACCAAAGCTGCCAAGGTCAATCCACCAAATATCATGGCATCGTAATCTTTTTGTTCCTTGAGGAAGACAGTCGTTCGATCCGCGATGAATAGATATCCCATTGCCAGACCGAAGGTACTGAGCGCAGGGGCGATGTTAGACGAAGGTAGGTAGTTCAGTataggggatgaagaggctaTACAAGTTATTGGGAGGATCAGCTTCAGATATCGACTCGATCAGATGATAAGCCAAATATCAACTCACGCAGTCTAGAGGCAACGAGCATCCCCACAGGAGCCCAAATGACCAGCAAGAACAGTATCAAAGTCTGTATAGGAGTCGTCCAATCATATCGTTTACAGCAGGTCCCCGTCGCCCCATCCTTCCTCATTATATCATTACATCTCCAACTCAACAGCAATTCGGCTTGTTTGTTCATTATCTTGTCCGAGAAATGTAATCCATCTTCCgtctcttcatctaccaacaAATCATTGAGAACCGAAGGAATAATGACTGGAGGTGGGTTCGGGTGCGTGAGTCGAGCATACAAATCAGCGTTCATAGCTTCTACGTCCGTGTGCATGATGGTCTCCGCTCTAGAGGGCGATAGCTTCTCGTGGACCGGGTTGGGTATAGGTAAGAAGATGACCGAGTCGGCGATGGAGAAATCTGTGGCTCTAGGCTGTAGTTCCCGAGTAGTGAGGTTGGAGCTGAGGGAACGGCGATATTCAATGGTCGGAGCTGACGGATCCAAGGGCAATAAACCTGGTAAGATCACTCCTGAACCTAGTCGCATGTCGTCCCAGGGGTTCATCAAAGCCGTTTTGGGTGATCCTTGGTTCTCCTTCAACGATTCAAACGTATCATGGATCATTCCTCCCCAAGCTGCTAAACCGCCTGAAGTGGGATTTCGAAGGTACCATAATCCAGATCCCATGACTAGTAGAGAAGCAGGTTCGGACCTTCCACCAGATAGTAAGGAAGCGGTCTTTGAGGTGTTGAGGTATGGATCCCTGGGTATATCATCGCCTTAGCTATCACATCTATCAAACGAGGAAGTAGCTAAACTCACCACCAGAACTCCAACTCCAGCTCCCCATTGCCATCAGGATCAGCCAACGACAAAGTCCTATCTGTATGtttctctccctccatctcccaagCTTTCGATACTCCCCCAACCGTTCTGGCAGCTGCAAAATATAATTGTCGTACGGTCGAGTCTCCCACGAAGAGAGCCGTACGCTTTTGGTCGTACGACGAGGcgaaaggtgatttgggggTGTTGGCTCCAGGTATAGAAAGGCATTTTTGGAATTTCGCTCCTGAAAGAGGTAGTTGGAAGCAGCCTatgtagatgaggatgtgttGAGATGTCAGCAGAAGACCAGTTGCgtcaggtgaagaagggttaTGTTGAAGGGTGCAGATATGGTGGGGTTAATTGTATCTGATATCTTCAAGCTACACAGGTTTCAATACGAcgaaccactcaccctcaggCTGCCAGTTCCTCCACGTCCCAGGATCCAACCACTTCCCAGTCCCGCTATTCACCAGCGCTGAGCAATGATATGGGTCAGACCAATCTATGAGCGCGCACACGtaacatcagcatcacaATCCTCCGCAGCGAAGAAGCACTCACCTAAGAAAGTATACCTCAGAAGATTGCCCAACACCACAGCAGCCACCAACGTAGCACAAGCATAAGTATACCAAAGAGGATTCAACTTCCCACTCTTGGCTTTACCTGCACTGGTCGTACTCGTACTTGCCCCAGGCATTTTGGAAGTATTGGATGCGGCACCTGAGCCTCCTTTCTCTGCAGAGTGAGAGTGGTTGATATCGCTCTCTTCGTCGTTGttgaaggtggaagatgggtgCCGCGATATTCTTCGTGAGAGGAATGGTCGTATTCTGGCGGAGTACAAGTAGAATACAAGGataaagagagagagagagagaggatgcTGTGTTACCGTGTTACCGTGCGTGTGATCAGGAATAGGAGATTAGATTCCTTTGATCGAGGGACGTGCGTTGTTGGGATACACCATACACTACACCATTAAGAGGGTATCGCGTGCTGGTACAAATAGCTGTTTAATCGGATCAACCAGTCAAGCAGAGTAGCGGGTATCTATCTAGTGCAGGTATGCAGTGTCAAAGGTGTAAAGTACAAGTGCAATCGCGTGAGAATGGCTGAGATGCTCACTCCAAAGGTGAATGCGAAGATGAACTctgttgatttgatttgtTATATTTGCCCCGCGTATTCATGCCACGTTTACCCCGTATTGATCTCTTGGTGCTATTCGCTTCCAAGGTCACATATAGATTCACATTCGATGCAGCATATCAAGGCATTTCAAATCATATGCATTAGATCCTGtttccttttcctctacTCTGCCTCACCTActtttccttcctcatccactccATACCTACTCAAATAGAGTATATAGAATGTATTGTATAAAATGCGAATATCATGAAATGTAAAGAATCGTCATAATCCGTCATCCCACACATAACATATTGGTCTATCCAACTCCTAAACCGCTTACAACTCATCGTGGCTGAAAGGTTGTTGGTCATCATCGTATGATGAACCTCCGGCACCACCATAGAGTTTAGCAGTGATAGGCTATATTAAACCAACAATTCATCAGCGTCTGCTCAATTCTTTTCGACTGGCACATCCACACTTACAGCAACAGCAGCTTGAAGTTCGGATAATTGATCCTCGTAatcttcagcttcggcagTAGGGTTCTCCTCGAGCCATTCagtcttctccttgataGCTGAGAGGATGGTCTCCTTGTCATCTTCAGACAGTTTACCACCGAGACCTTCCTTGTCGGCGACTTGGGATTTCATAGAGTAGACAAAGTTCTGGAGCGAGTTTTGAGCTTCGATCCTCTTCTTGACAGCGGCATCCTCATCAGCGAattcttcagcttcttggACCATTCGCTCAATCTCTTCAGCGGACAATCGTCGCTTGTcgttggtgatggtgatggacTTGGATTTACCGGTACCTTTGTCTAAAGCGGATACCTTGAGGATACCGTTGGCGTCGATCTCAAAGGTGACTTCGATTTGAGGAACACCTCGGGGAGCGGGTGGGATATCGTTAAGATCGAATTCACCGAGGATGTTGTTGTCCTTGGTCATGGATCGTTCACCTTCGTACACTTGGATTCGGACGGTAGGTTGGTTGTCGACAGCGGTGGAGAAGATTTGGGATTTCTTGGTAGGGACAACGGAGTTTCGGCCAATGAGTTTGGTCATGACACCACCAGTGGTTTCGATACCTATCTCGAGAGGATTAGCTCAATGATGGGAACGATTTGTCAAGGTGAACTCACCAAGAGTCAAAGGACAAACATCGATCAAAAGTACACCACTGCTTCCCTCTTCGCCGGAAAGGATACCACCTTGAACGGCAGCACCGTAGGCAACAGCTTCGTCGGGGTTGATACCCTTGGAAGGTTCTTTACCGTTGAAGTAATCTTTGAGGAGTTGTTGAACCTTGGGGATTCGGGTAGATCCACCGACAAGAACGATCTGCATAGAACtgagtcagctcaaatccaaaGCAGTCCCAATGGGAACACAGCTTACATCGTCaatttcttccttcttgacaCCAGCATCCTTGAGAACTTGTTCAACAGGTTTCATGGTCTTTCGGAAAAGGTCCATGTTAAGTTCTTCGAATTTGGCTCGAGTAAGGGTCTGTATAACACCATCAGCTCGCGTTAATGCAATAAGATCCGATtgctagctcacctctgagAAATCGTTACCACCTTCGAAAGCTTCAATTTCAATCTTGGTGCTCATTTGAGAAGACAAAGTTCTCTTGGCCTTCTCGACCTCTCTCTTAAGTTTACCCATGGCTCTGTTGTTCTTGGAGACATCAACATCGGTCTTTCTCTTGTATTGCTTGACGAGGTAATCGATGACTCTGTTGTCGAaatcttcaccacccaagTGAGTGTCACCGGCAGTAGCCAATACTTCGAATACACCATCTTCGATAGAAAGAAGGGAGACATCGAAAGTACCACCTCCGAGATCGTAGACAATGATTTGAGATTCGGCTTTACCAGTTCGGTCGAGACCGTAGGCTGTGTGATGTATGTCAGTTTGGTCTTAGAGAGCTGTTTGCCTAGTAGCACTCACCAATAGCAGCGGCGGTAGGTTCGTTGACAATTCGAAGAACGGTAAGACCAGCGATGGTACCAGCATCCTTGGTAGCAGATCTTTGAGCGTCGTTGAAGTCTACATATAATATCATATTAGTTCATGTTCCACGACAGAATCCATGTCACTCGACTCACACGCAGGAACAGTGACAACAGCGTGAGTGACCTTGTGACCAAGGTAAGCCTCAGCGgtctccttcatcttggtcaATACCATGGCGGAGATCTCCTCGGGGGTCTATACATTGTATGTGTCAGTTCACGTTTCCGTTACTACAGGGGGATCttgtcaactcacaaatTCCTTGAGATCACCTTTGTGGTTAACCGAGATCATGGGTTTACCACCCTTGTTGACAATCTTGAAGGGCCAGTGtttttgatccttcttgaCATCTGAGTCATCCGCTGATCTACCAATCAGTCGCTTGGCGTCAAATACGGTGTTCTCGGGGTTGTTGGAGGCTTGGTTCTTGGCTGCGTCACCGATCaatcgttcttcctctgtgaAAGCTACCCATGATGGTGTGATACGGTTTCCTTGGTCGTTGGCGATAATTTCTACTTTTCCACCTTTGTGGACTCTGCggggtggggatgggtcAGTGCGTGTTCAAGTGAATGTTGAGATAGCAATAAAAGGGATTTCAAGTAGTGAGGACTGAACGAGAGTGGAAAGCAGgagcgaagagggagagaaagacaCGAGGGATAGtgaagaatgagatggacaATGGAATCTGTCCGATCGAACGAAGAAGACAAACTCACGCAACACAAGAATAAGTTGTACCCAAATCAATACCAATAACCGTACCTACATCCACCTCTTT includes:
- a CDS encoding chaperone DnaK, with protein sequence MAYPRKTIRPSRRSTSSSLISKITLFAFVLIAVICFLPVGSQVRAEDKEVDVGTVIGIDLGTTYSCVAVHKGGKVEIIANDQGNRITPSWVAFTEEERLIGDAAKNQASNNPENTVFDAKRLIGRSADDSDVKKDQKHWPFKIVNKGGKPMISVNHKGDLKEFTPEEISAMVLTKMKETAEAYLGHKVTHAVVTVPAYFNDAQRSATKDAGTIAGLTVLRIVNEPTAAAIAYGLDRTGKAESQIIVYDLGGGTFDVSLLSIEDGVFEVLATAGDTHLGGEDFDNRVIDYLVKQYKRKTDVDVSKNNRAMGKLKREVEKAKRTLSSQMSTKIEIEAFEGGNDFSETLTRAKFEELNMDLFRKTMKPVEQVLKDAGVKKEEIDDIVLVGGSTRIPKVQQLLKDYFNGKEPSKGINPDEAVAYGAAVQGGILSGEEGSSGVLLIDVCPLTLGIETTGGVMTKLIGRNSVVPTKKSQIFSTAVDNQPTVRIQVYEGERSMTKDNNILGEFDLNDIPPAPRGVPQIEVTFEIDANGILKVSALDKGTGKSKSITITNDKRRLSAEEIERMVQEAEEFADEDAAVKKRIEAQNSLQNFVYSMKSQVADKEGLGGKLSEDDKETILSAIKEKTEWLEENPTAEAEDYEDQLSELQAAVAPITAKLYGGAGGSSYDDDQQPFSHDEL